ACCCTCCTGGACTACCGGCTGCTGCGCGCCTACGTGCCCATCCTGTACGGGGTGGCGTGCGTGGGCCTGGTCGCCGTCCTCAGCCCGCTCGGCGAGACGATCAACGGGTCGCACTCCTGGATCGTGCTCGGCGGCGGTTTCCAGGTGCAGCCGTCGGAGTTCGCCAAGGTCGGCATCGTGGTGCTGCTCGCGATGATCCTCGGCGAGCCGCGCGACGGGGAGATCGGCCCCGGCGTCCGGGACGTGCTGCTCGCGCTGGTGCTCGCCGGGGTGCCCGCCCTGCTGATCATCCTGCAGCCCGACCTCGGCACCACGCTGGTCTTCGTCGCGGTGATGTTCGGGATGCTGGCGGTGTCCGGCGTCCGCAAGCGCTGGCTCGCCGGGCTGGTCGGCGTCGGCGCGGTCACGATCGCGGCGGTGCTGCTGTTCGGGCTGCTGGAGCAGTACCAGATCGACCGCTTCACCGCGTTCATGGACCCGGAGGCCGACCCGCGCGGCGCCGGGTACAACGCCCGGCAGGCCCGCATCGCGGTCGGGTCGGGCGGCCTGCTCGGCAAGGGGCTGTTCCAGGGCGAGCAGACCGGCGGCCACTTCGTCCCCGAGCAGCAGACCGACTTCATCTTCACGGTCGCGGGGGAGGAGCTCGGCTTCGTCGGCAGCGCCGTCATCGTCCTGCTGCTCGGCGTGGTGCTGTGGCGGGGCCTGCGCATCGCGACCCAGGCCGCGGACCTGTTCGGGACGCTGGTCGCGACGGGCGTCGTGTGCTGGCTCGGCTTCCAGACCTTCCAGAACATCGGGATGTCGATCGGCATCATGCCGATCACCGGGCTGCCGCTGCCGTTCGTGTCCTACGGGGGTTCCGCCACGTTCGCGAACATGATCGCGTTCGGTCTGCTCCAGGCGGTCCACGTGCGCCGTCACGCCTTCGACTGAACGGACCCGGGGCCGGGCGGCTGTAGGCTGGGCACTGATCCCACGTCCCCTGCACGGAGGATTCGTCATGCCGGTCGAGTCGATCTTCCCGCGTCTGGAGCCGCTGCTCCCGCGCGTGCAGAAGCCGATTCAGTACGTGGGCGGCGAGCTGAACTCCCAGGTCAAGGACTGGGACGAGGCAGAGGTCCGGTGGGCGCTGATGTACCCGGACGCCTACGAGGTGGGCCTGCCCAACCAGGGCGTCCAGATCCTTTACG
The sequence above is drawn from the Actinomadura hallensis genome and encodes:
- the rodA gene encoding rod shape-determining protein RodA, which produces MITNSGIGSVEGYAERRHWSSRFGVLRRLDWPLLLAVAALSAVGALLVRSATFQLLNENGDDPEGFLKRHILNLAIGFVLGGVATLLDYRLLRAYVPILYGVACVGLVAVLSPLGETINGSHSWIVLGGGFQVQPSEFAKVGIVVLLAMILGEPRDGEIGPGVRDVLLALVLAGVPALLIILQPDLGTTLVFVAVMFGMLAVSGVRKRWLAGLVGVGAVTIAAVLLFGLLEQYQIDRFTAFMDPEADPRGAGYNARQARIAVGSGGLLGKGLFQGEQTGGHFVPEQQTDFIFTVAGEELGFVGSAVIVLLLGVVLWRGLRIATQAADLFGTLVATGVVCWLGFQTFQNIGMSIGIMPITGLPLPFVSYGGSATFANMIAFGLLQAVHVRRHAFD